A stretch of the Macaca mulatta isolate MMU2019108-1 chromosome 16, T2T-MMU8v2.0, whole genome shotgun sequence genome encodes the following:
- the SCRN2 gene encoding secernin-2 isoform X3 codes for MASSSPDSPCSCDCFVSVPPASAIPAVIFAKNSDRPRDEVQEVVFVPAGSHTPGSRLQCTYIEVEQVSKTHAVILSRPSWLWGAEMGANEHGVCIGNEAVWTKEQVGEGEALLGMDLLRLALERSSSAQEALHVITGLLERYGQGGSCLEDPAPFSYHNTFLLADRTEAWVLETAGRLWAAQRIQEGARNISNQLSIGTDISVQHPELRTHAQAKGWWDGQGAFDFAQVFSLTQQPVRMEAAKARFRAGQELLQQWQGGITAEVMMGILRDKESGICMDSGGFRTTASMVSVLPQDPTQPCVHFLTATPDPSRSVFKPFIFGVGVAQAPQVLSPTFGAQDPVRTLPRFQTRVDRRHTLYRGHQAALGLMESDQDRGQQLQQKQQDLEQEGLKATQGLLASEWAPSLQELGSLFQAFVKRESQAYASAS; via the exons ATGGCATCGTCGAGCCCTGACTCTCCATGTTCCTGCGACTGCTTTGTCTCTGTGCCCCCGGCCTCAGCCATCCCAGCTGTGATCTTTGCCAAGAACTCGGACCGACCCCGGGACGAGGTGCAGGAGGTGGTGTTTGTCCCCGCAGGTTCTCACACTCCTGGGAGCCGGCTCCAG TGCACATACATTGAAGTGGAACAGGTGTCGAAGACGCACGCTGTGATTCTGAGCCGTCCTTCTTGGCTATGGGGGGCTGAGATGGGCGCCAACGAGCATGGTGTCTGCATTGGCAACGAGGCTGTGTGGACGAAGGAGCAAGTTGGGGAGGGGGAAGCCCTGCTGGGCATGGACCTGCTCAG GCTGGCTTTGGAACGGAGCAGCTCTGCCCAGGAGGCCTTGCATGTGATCACAGGCTTACTGGAGCGCTATGGGCAGGGGGGCAGCTGCCTGGAGGACCCTGCGCCATTCTCCTACCACAACACCTTCCTGCTGGCTGACCGCACAGAGGCATGGGTGCTGGAGACAGCTGGTAGGCTCTGGGCCGCACAGAGGATCCAGG AGGGGGCCCGCAACATCTCCAACCAGCTGAGCATTGGCACGGACATCTCGGTCCAACACCCAGAGCTGCGGACTCATGCCCAGGCCAAGGGCTGGTGGGATGGGCAGGGTGCCTTTGACTTTGCTCAGGTCTTCTCCCTGACCCAGCAGCCTGTGCGAATGGAGGCTGCCAAGGCCCGCTTCCGGGCAGGGCAGGAGCTGCTGCAGCAATGGCAAG GGGGCATCACAGCAGAGGTGATGATGGGCATCCTCAGGGACAAGGAGAGTGGTATCTGCATGGACTCGGGAGGCTTTCGCACCACGGCCAGCATGGTGTCTGTCCTGCCCCAGGATCCCACACAGCCCTGCGTGCACTTTCTTACTGCCACGCCAGACCCATCCAG GTCTGTGTTCAAACCTTTCAtctttggggtgggggtggcccAGGCCCCCCAGGTGCTGTCCCCCACTTTTGGAGCACAGGACCCTGTTCGGACCCTGCCCCGATTCCAGACTCGGGTAGATCGCCGGCACACCCTCTATCGTGGACACCAGGCAGCCCTGGGGCTGATGGAGAGTGATCAG GATCGAGGGCAGCAGCTCCAGCAGAAACAGCAGGATCTGGAGCAGGAAGGCCTCAAGGCCACACAGGGGCTGCTGGCCAGTGAGTGGGCCCCATCCCTCCAGGAGCTGGGCAGCCTCTTCCAGGCCTTTGTGAAGAGGGAGAGCCAGGCTTATGCATCAGCTTCATAG
- the SCRN2 gene encoding secernin-2 isoform X1 yields MASSSPDSPCSCDCFVSVPPASAIPAVIFAKNSDRPRDEVQEVVFVPAGSHTPGSRLQCTYIEVEQVSKTHAVILSRPSWLWGAEMGANEHGVCIGNEAVWTKEQVGEGEALLGMDLLRLALERSSSAQEALHVITGLLERYGQGGSCLEDPAPFSYHNTFLLADRTEAWVLETAGRLWAAQRIQEGARNISNQLSIGTDISVQHPELRTHAQAKGWWDGQGAFDFAQVFSLTQQPVRMEAAKARFRAGQELLQQWQGGITAEVMMGILRDKESGICMDSGGFRTTASMVSVLPQDPTQPCVHFLTATPDPSRSVFKPFIFGVGVAQAPQVLSPTFGAQDPVRTLPRFQTRVDRRHTLYRGHQAALGLMESDQDRGQQLQQKQQDLEQEGLKATQGLLASEWAPSLQELGSLFQAFVKRESQAYASAS; encoded by the exons ATGGCATCGTCGAGCCCTGACTCTCCATGTTCCTGCGACTGCTTTGTCTCTGTGCCCCCGGCCTCAGCCATCCCAGCTGTGATCTTTGCCAAGAACTCGGACCGACCCCGGGACGAGGTGCAGGAGGTGGTGTTTGTCCCCGCAGGTTCTCACACTCCTGGGAGCCGG cTCCAGTGCACATACATTGAAGTGGAACAGGTGTCGAAGACGCACGCTGTGATTCTGAGCCGTCCTTCTTGGCTATGGGGGGCTGAGATGGGCGCCAACGAGCATGGTGTCTGCATTGGCAACGAGGCTGTGTGGACGAAGGAGCAAGTTGGGGAGGGGGAAGCCCTGCTGGGCATGGACCTGCTCAG GCTGGCTTTGGAACGGAGCAGCTCTGCCCAGGAGGCCTTGCATGTGATCACAGGCTTACTGGAGCGCTATGGGCAGGGGGGCAGCTGCCTGGAGGACCCTGCGCCATTCTCCTACCACAACACCTTCCTGCTGGCTGACCGCACAGAGGCATGGGTGCTGGAGACAGCTGGTAGGCTCTGGGCCGCACAGAGGATCCAGG AGGGGGCCCGCAACATCTCCAACCAGCTGAGCATTGGCACGGACATCTCGGTCCAACACCCAGAGCTGCGGACTCATGCCCAGGCCAAGGGCTGGTGGGATGGGCAGGGTGCCTTTGACTTTGCTCAGGTCTTCTCCCTGACCCAGCAGCCTGTGCGAATGGAGGCTGCCAAGGCCCGCTTCCGGGCAGGGCAGGAGCTGCTGCAGCAATGGCAAG GGGGCATCACAGCAGAGGTGATGATGGGCATCCTCAGGGACAAGGAGAGTGGTATCTGCATGGACTCGGGAGGCTTTCGCACCACGGCCAGCATGGTGTCTGTCCTGCCCCAGGATCCCACACAGCCCTGCGTGCACTTTCTTACTGCCACGCCAGACCCATCCAG GTCTGTGTTCAAACCTTTCAtctttggggtgggggtggcccAGGCCCCCCAGGTGCTGTCCCCCACTTTTGGAGCACAGGACCCTGTTCGGACCCTGCCCCGATTCCAGACTCGGGTAGATCGCCGGCACACCCTCTATCGTGGACACCAGGCAGCCCTGGGGCTGATGGAGAGTGATCAG GATCGAGGGCAGCAGCTCCAGCAGAAACAGCAGGATCTGGAGCAGGAAGGCCTCAAGGCCACACAGGGGCTGCTGGCCAGTGAGTGGGCCCCATCCCTCCAGGAGCTGGGCAGCCTCTTCCAGGCCTTTGTGAAGAGGGAGAGCCAGGCTTATGCATCAGCTTCATAG
- the SCRN2 gene encoding secernin-2 isoform X2, whose product MERPASPQMASSSPDSPCSCDCFVSVPPASAIPAVIFAKNSDRPRDEVQEVVFVPAGSHTPGSRLQCTYIEVEQVSKTHAVILSRPSWLWGAEMGANEHGVCIGNEAVWTKEQVGEGEALLGMDLLRLALERSSSAQEALHVITGLLERYGQGGSCLEDPAPFSYHNTFLLADRTEAWVLETAGRLWAAQRIQEGARNISNQLSIGTDISVQHPELRTHAQAKGWWDGQGAFDFAQVFSLTQQPVRMEAAKARFRAGQELLQQWQGGITAEVMMGILRDKESGICMDSGGFRTTASMVSVLPQDPTQPCVHFLTATPDPSRSVFKPFIFGVGVAQAPQVLSPTFGAQDPVRTLPRFQTRVDRRHTLYRGHQAALGLMESDQDRGQQLQQKQQDLEQEGLKATQGLLASEWAPSLQELGSLFQAFVKRESQAYASAS is encoded by the exons ATGGAGAGGCCCGCCTCTCCCCAGATGGCATCGTCGAGCCCTGACTCTCCATGTTCCTGCGACTGCTTTGTCTCTGTGCCCCCGGCCTCAGCCATCCCAGCTGTGATCTTTGCCAAGAACTCGGACCGACCCCGGGACGAGGTGCAGGAGGTGGTGTTTGTCCCCGCAGGTTCTCACACTCCTGGGAGCCGG cTCCAGTGCACATACATTGAAGTGGAACAGGTGTCGAAGACGCACGCTGTGATTCTGAGCCGTCCTTCTTGGCTATGGGGGGCTGAGATGGGCGCCAACGAGCATGGTGTCTGCATTGGCAACGAGGCTGTGTGGACGAAGGAGCAAGTTGGGGAGGGGGAAGCCCTGCTGGGCATGGACCTGCTCAG GCTGGCTTTGGAACGGAGCAGCTCTGCCCAGGAGGCCTTGCATGTGATCACAGGCTTACTGGAGCGCTATGGGCAGGGGGGCAGCTGCCTGGAGGACCCTGCGCCATTCTCCTACCACAACACCTTCCTGCTGGCTGACCGCACAGAGGCATGGGTGCTGGAGACAGCTGGTAGGCTCTGGGCCGCACAGAGGATCCAGG AGGGGGCCCGCAACATCTCCAACCAGCTGAGCATTGGCACGGACATCTCGGTCCAACACCCAGAGCTGCGGACTCATGCCCAGGCCAAGGGCTGGTGGGATGGGCAGGGTGCCTTTGACTTTGCTCAGGTCTTCTCCCTGACCCAGCAGCCTGTGCGAATGGAGGCTGCCAAGGCCCGCTTCCGGGCAGGGCAGGAGCTGCTGCAGCAATGGCAAG GGGGCATCACAGCAGAGGTGATGATGGGCATCCTCAGGGACAAGGAGAGTGGTATCTGCATGGACTCGGGAGGCTTTCGCACCACGGCCAGCATGGTGTCTGTCCTGCCCCAGGATCCCACACAGCCCTGCGTGCACTTTCTTACTGCCACGCCAGACCCATCCAG GTCTGTGTTCAAACCTTTCAtctttggggtgggggtggcccAGGCCCCCCAGGTGCTGTCCCCCACTTTTGGAGCACAGGACCCTGTTCGGACCCTGCCCCGATTCCAGACTCGGGTAGATCGCCGGCACACCCTCTATCGTGGACACCAGGCAGCCCTGGGGCTGATGGAGAGTGATCAG GATCGAGGGCAGCAGCTCCAGCAGAAACAGCAGGATCTGGAGCAGGAAGGCCTCAAGGCCACACAGGGGCTGCTGGCCAGTGAGTGGGCCCCATCCCTCCAGGAGCTGGGCAGCCTCTTCCAGGCCTTTGTGAAGAGGGAGAGCCAGGCTTATGCATCAGCTTCATAG
- the LRRC46 gene encoding leucine-rich repeat-containing protein 46 — translation MSGAKSAQGPEEGGVCITEALITKRNLTFPEDEELSEKMFHTLDELQTVRLDREGITTIKNLEGLKNLHSLYLQGNKIQQIENLACVPSLRFLSLAGNQIRQVENLLDLPCLQFLDLSENLIETLKLDEFPQSLLILNLSGNSCTNQDSYRELVIEALPLLLDLDGQPVMERWISDEEDEASSEEEFPELSGPFCSERGFLKELEQELSRHREHRQQAALTQHLLRMEMQPTLTNLPLLPGVPMAGDSSPSATPGQGEETVPEAVSSPQASSPTKKPCSLIPRGRQNSLWGRKGVRASTVPKASVAEAPSTTKTMAKRSKK, via the exons ATGTCTGGAG CGAAGTCAGCCCAGGGTCCAGAGGAAGGGGGCGTCTGCATCACTGAAGCCCTTATCACTAAGCGGAATTTGACTTTCCCTGAGGATGAGGAACTGTCAGAAAAGAT GTTTCACACTCTTGATGAACTGCAGACTGTCCGCCTGGACCGGGAGGGGATTACTACTATCAAGAACTTAGAGGGCCTCAAGAATCTTCACAGCCTCTATCTGCAAGGG AATAAGATCCAGCAAATTGAGAACCTGGCTTGCGTCCCCTCCTTGCG CTTCCTGTCTCTGGCAGGAAACCAAATCAGGCAGGTGGAAAACCTCCTCGACCTCCCATGCCTCCAGTTTCTGGACCTTTCTGAGAACCTGATAGAAACGTTGAAGCTGG ATGAGTTCCCCCAGAGCCTTCTCATCCTCAACCTGTCTGGCAATAGCTGCACCAACCAGGATAGCTACCG TGAGCTGGTGATAGAAGCCCTGCCACTTCTCTTGGACCTGGATGGGCAGCCTGTGATGGAGCGCTGGATTTCGGACGAGGAGGATGAAGCTTCAAGCGAGGAGGAGTTCCCAGAGCTGAGTGGCCCATTCTGCTCAGAACGAG GCTTCCTCAAGGAGCTGGAGCAGGAGCTGAGCAGGCACAGGGAGCACCGGCAACAGGCGGCCCTGACACAGCACCTGCTGAGGATGGAGATGCAGCCCACCCTCACCAACCTGCCCTTGCTGCCTGGGGTGCCCATGGCTGGGGACAGCAGCCCTTCTGCCACTCCTGGGCAAGGGGAGGAGACAGTCCCTGAGGCCGTCTCCTCACCCCAGGCCTCCTCTCCCACCAAGAAACCATGCAGTCTGATTCCCAGGGGCCGCCAAAACTCTCTATGGGGAAGGAAGGGGGTCCGGGCATCCACAGTCCCCAAGGCCTCTGTGGCTGAGGCCCCCAGCACAACCAAAACTATGGCCAAGAGAAGCAAGAAATGA